A single region of the Triticum dicoccoides isolate Atlit2015 ecotype Zavitan chromosome 2B, WEW_v2.0, whole genome shotgun sequence genome encodes:
- the LOC119363190 gene encoding putative 1-phosphatidylinositol-3-phosphate 5-kinase FAB1C yields the protein MGVVEFSVLGAVQKFRSLITGSTSAADEEARQASAPPSPATPPRSGGVSPVDSPPPAARSGGRRAIALRRQISSPQPLRCYPVRRADGEENDGPGKFFSPGNDCLNDLSDTDSVSELNRSMTLSPLESPTWMVWQNGGTRTSRRNGRFSLDSLEHGTKLNGTIAESSGESDTNKHQVDFDANIWRPPPPEDEGDDAESRVFGFDDDDDDGVEESSNLLALDCFSTNKTVDADMITDIAHTEGVRNAVLGHFRALVAQLLNGEGISVGNDDGCISWLEIVSSLSWQAASYVRPNTKKGGSMDPTDYVKVKCIASGDPTDSNLVRGVVCSKNLKHKRMMSEHRNAKLLILGGALEYQRVTNKLASIDTILEQEKEHLRTIVRNIESLQPNVLLVEKSVSSYAQELLAKEISLVLNVKRPLLERISRCTGAQIGSSIENIASARLGQCEMFKVQKFLEFPSGKQTNRRSTKTLMFFEGCPRRLGCTVLLRGPCREELKKVKRTVQLAVFAAYHLSLETSFFADEGATLPKGPSRPVIELPDIRGDTDCFAGSAGVGMPHKLKQIQGDDPRMFEEISVSSRSLCLNEEGESVVFEHRESGSPVEHRESGSPVDDYLPHAIGSCEESKISPYFLDLDPRTSGIVMHFHDSALFFIANNNRQDVVPGKKCQEVDHWNHKRHHDCPAGDCNDQNEFSGEFFGTNDNHQSILVSLSSTCIPKSLVCERPQLFRIKFYGSFDKPLGRYLRQDLFDQAYCCPSCKEPSESHVRCYIHQHGSLTIRVRRLLSQKLPGERDGRIWMWHRCLKCEPKNGVPPATRRVIMSDAAWGLSFGKFLELSFSNRSTANRIASCGHSLQRDCLRFYGYGNMVAFFRYSPVDILSVTLPPSVLCFNCRSPQDWTKTVAVEIYGKMRSLHWEISDFLHRTEKNIPSEDDPVKTGIHRQIIEMKDLLKMERNECEILLLPVIRDSNHHVQASIDILELNRLRRGLILDAYLWDRRLCHIDSLIETNGCVSKNNPATEFLLNIRLKEWKTDLLEVDINIGKPTCLLQSPGSPRKSLLSREVCFSDDEYSMSGKKLQIDLVDHPDDTEDLDKVFSKFNGEKEWPSTRAAIGMEPVERLPSLASIFSDNIDLAWTGSSELQYDLPQDFTKIDENGSLNLLDNPGYKNAPVRIHSFDSTVASRQRERTGLAPTSLHLSSFRSAEYFGGLTSITKDPMPNIRRACSQRSPGAIEKLNVILTRSPTHISSASHMVDDGARLLLPQIGNEDVVVAVYDDEPTSIVAYAMTSNEYVQKVTRKLNSTSSFSHLPNATELNHGLEQSLPSQENNLDSEGTHFKFSFDDETPLPADNAKFSVICYFAKHFAALRDKCCPKDIDYIRSLSRCKRWSAQGGKSNVYFARTLDERFIIKQVTKTELDSFVEFAPQYFKYLMESLASGSPTCLAKIVGLYQVNVKGLKTGREVKMDLMVMENLFFEKKIPRVYDLKGSLRSRYTSGDSKVLLDSNLIEALHTKPIFLGSRAKRRLERAVWNDTSFLASADVMDYSLLVGIDEEKKELVIGIIDYLRQYTWDKQLETWVKASGILGGPKNEAPTIISPMQYKKRFRKAMSKYFLTVPDQWTS from the exons ATGGGAGTGGTGGAGTTCTCGGTGCTGGGGGCGGTTCAGAAGTTTCGATCCCTCATCACCGGCTCCACGTCCGCCGCCGACGAAGAAGCCCGCCAGGCGAGCGCACCACCGTcgcccgcgacgccgccgcgcagcGGGGGCGTATCTCCGGTGGATTCGCCGCCCCCCGCAGCGAGATCCGGAGGCAGGCGTGCCATCGCCCTCCGCCGCCAGATCTCGTCGCCACAGCCTCTCCGTTGCTACCCTGTCAG GCGAGCAGATGGGGAGGAAAACGACGGGCCTGGGAAGTTTTTCAGCCCAGGGAACGACTGCTTAAATGACCTCTCAGACACTGACTCTGTTAGTGAGCTCAACCGGTCTATGACCCTAAGCCCCTTGGAGAGCCCGACCTGGATGGTCTGGCAGAATGGCGGCACACGAACTTCCAGGAGAAACGGCCGTTTCAGCCTGGATTCTCTTGAACATGGTACTAAGCTAAATGGTACCATTgctgaaagtagtggggaaagcgaCACAAATAAACATCAAGTTGATTTTGATGCCAATATTTGGCGCCCACCACCGCCGGAAGATGAGGGTGATGACGCCGAGTCGAGAGTATTTGGattcgacgacgatgatgatgatggggTTGAGGAGTCAAGCAATCTTCTTGCCCTTGACTGCTTTAGCACCAACAAAACGGTTGATGCTGACATGATCACGGATATAGCCCATACAGAGGGTGTGAGGAATGCTGTACTAGGTCATTTTCGTGCTCTTGTGGCTCAGTTACTGAATGGAGAAGGTATCAGTGTCGGAAACGATGACGGATGCATAAGTTGGCTTGAGATAGTGTCGTCCTTATCCTGGCAAGCTGCTAGTTATGTGAGACCAAATACAAAGAAAGGTGGCAGCATGGATCCTACTGATTATGTCAAAGTCAAATGTATAGCATCTGGGGATCCGACTGATAG CAATCTTGTTAGGGGAGTTGTTTGTTCCAAAAACTTAAAACACAAACGCATGATGTCTGAGCATAGGAATGCGAAGTTGCTCATTTTAGGAGGAGCACTTGAGTACCAAAGGGTCACTAACAAATTAGCATCGATAGACACTATTCTTGAACAG GAGAAAGAGCACCTGAGAACGATTGTCAGAAATATAGAGTCTTTGCAACCAAATGTGCTGCTAGTTGAGAAAAGTGTCTCATCGTATGCCCAGGAGCTCTTGGCAAAAGAAATTTCATTAGTTCTAAATGTTAAGAGGCCACTCTTGGAGAGGATATCAAGATGCACAGGAGCACAAATTGGCTCATCAATTGAAAATATTGCTTCAGCAAGGCTAGGCCAGTGTGAAATGTTTAAGGTGcagaaatttctggaatttccatcAGGAAAGCAGACAAACAGGAGATCAACTAAAACATTGATGTTCTTTGAAGGCTGCCCAAGGCGTTTGGGCTGCACG GTCTTACTGAGAGGGCCCTGTCGAGAGGAACTAAAAAAAGTTAAGCGTACAGTACAACTTGCAGTCTTTGCCGCCTATCACCTCTCTCTTGAAACATCATTCTTCGCTGACGAAGGCGCAACTCTTCCTAAAGGTCCTTCAAGGCCCGTAATAGAGTTGCCAGATATTCGAGGTGACACAGATTGTTTTGCTGGATCTGCTGGAGTTGGCATGCCTCATAAACTCAAACAAATACAAGGCGATGATCCACGAATGTTTGAGGAGATTTCTGTATCATCTAGATCATTATGTTTGAACGAGGAAGGTGAAAGTGTTGTCTTTGAGCATAGGGAATCTGGATCTCCTGTTGAGCACAGGGAATCTGGATCTCCTGTTGATGATTACTTACCCCATGCAATTGGTTCGTGCGAAGAGAGTAAAATTTCTCCATATTTCCTTGATCTTGATCCAAGAACTTCAGGTATTGTGATGCATTTTCATGACTCTGCTTTGTTTTTCATTGCAAACAATAACCGTCAAGATGTGGTACCAGGGAAGAAATGTCAAGAAGTAGACCATTGGAATCATAAACGACATCATGACTGTCCTGCCGGAGACTGTAATGACCAGAATGAATTTTCTGGTGAATTCTTTGGTACCAATGACAACCATCAGAGCATCTTAGTTTCCCTATCAAGCACTTGCATTCCCAAAAGCTTGGTATGTGAGCGTCCACAGCTCTTCCGCATTAAGTTTTACGGTAGCTTTGATAAGCCACTTGGGAGATACCTCCGGCAAGACTTATTTGATCAG GCATATTGTTGTCCATCATGTAAAGAACCATCAGAATCACATGTAAGGTGCTATATTCATCAGCATGGAAGCTTAACAATTCGTGTTAGGCGGCTTCTGTCTCAGAAGTTGCCAGGGGAGCGTGATGGGAGGATATGGATGTGGCATAGATGCCTCAAGTGCGAACCTAAGAATGGTGTACCACCTGCTACGCGGAGGGTTATTATGTCAGATGCTGCTTGGGGCCTGTCATTTGGGAAATTCCTGGAGCTAAGCTTTTCAAACCGCTCTACTGCTAACCGAATTGCAAGCTGTGGCCATTCTCTCCAGAGGGACTGTCTTCGTTTCTACGG ATATGGGAACATGGTGGCCTTCTTCCGATATTCTCCTGTTGATATTCTATCAGTTACCCTCCCCCCCTCCGTATTGTGTTTCAACTGTCGCAGTCCACAAGACTGGACCAAAACGGTGGCAGTGGAG ATATATGGCAAAATGAGATCCTTACACTGGGAGATATCTGATTTTCTCCATCGCACTGAAAAGAATATTCCAAGTGAGGATGATCCGGTCAAGACAGGTATTCATAGGCAGAtaattgagatgaaggatttgcttAAAATGGAAAGAAATGAATGCGAG ATTTTGCTCTTACCTGTTATCAGAGATAGTAATCACCACGTGCAGGCATCAATTGATATTCTGGAGCTCAACCGCTTGAGGCGTGGCCTTATTCTTGATGCTTACCTTTGGGATCGGAGGCTATGTCACATAGATTCACTTATTGAAACAAATGGTTGTGTTTCAAAGAACAATCCTGCTACCGAATTTCTCTTGAACATCAGACTGAAGGAGTGGAAAACAGATTTGCTTGAGGTGGACATAAATATTGGAAAACCCACTTGTTTGTTGCAGTCACCTGGAAGTCCAAGAAAATCTTTGTTATCCAGAGAGGTCTGCTTCAGTGATGACGAGTACAGTATGTCTGGGAAAAAATTGCAGATCGATCTGGTTGATCATCCTGATGATACAGAAGATCTTGACAAGGTCTTCAGCAAATTCAATGGAGAGAAAGAATGGCCATCCACTAGAGCTGCCATTGGTATGGAACCTGTTGAGAGGTTACCCTCACTTGCGTCTATTTTTTCTGATAACATTGATTTAGCATGGACTGGATCCAGTGAGTTACAGTATGATCTTCCACAAGATTTCACCAAAATTGATGAAAATGGATCCCTTAATTTGTTGGATAACCCAGGTTACAAGAATGCCCCTGTTAGAATTCACTCATTTGATTCTACAGTAGCATCCCGTCAGCGAGAACGCACTGGATTAGCTCCTACTTCATTGCATCTATCGTCATTCAGATCTGCTGAGTACTTCGGGGGTTTGACAAGCATCACAAAAGATCCAATGCCAAATATAAGGAGGGCTTGTTCTCAAAGGTCACCTGGGGCCAtagagaaattaaatgttattctaaCTCGTTCACCCACACATATCTCATCCGCTTCACATATGGTTGATGATGGGGCACGGCTGCTGCTGCCCCAGATTGGCAATGAAGATGTTGTTGTTGCAGTCTATGATGATGAACCCACCAGTATTGTTGCATATGCCATGACTTCAAATGAATATGTGCAGAAAGTCACACGAAAACTAAATTCAACTTCGAGTTTTTCACATCTTCCAAATGCCACCGAGTTAAACCATGGACTTGAACAGTCATTGCCCTCACAAGAAAACAATCTGGATTCTGAGGGAACTCATTTTAAGTTTTCTTTCGACGACGAAACCCCTCTTCCTGCAGATAATGCGAAGTTCTCTGTGATTTGTTATTTTGCAAAGCATTTTGCTGCGCTTAGAGATAAATGCTGTCCAAAAGATATTGATTACATCCGTTCACTAAGTCGCTGCAAGAGATGGTCTGCACAAGGTGGAAAAAGCAATGTTTACTTTGCAAGGACACTGGATGAGAGGTTCATAATCAAACAAGTCACCAAGACAGAGCTGGACTCTTTTGTGGAATTTGCTCCTCAGTACTTCAAGTATTTGATGGAATCCTTGGCCTCTGGTAGCCCAACTTGCCTGGCAAAAATAGTAGGACTATA TCAGGTTAATGTCAAGGGCTTGAAAACTGGGAGGGAAGTGAAGATGGATCTAATGGTGATGGAGAATCTTTTCTTTGAAAAAAAGATACCTAGGGTGTATGATCTGAAGGGTTCATTACGCTCTCGCTACACATCCGGTGATAGCAAAGTCTTGTTAGATTCAAACCTCATAGAGGCACTGCATACAAAGCCTATATTTTTAGGGAGCCGAGCAAAGCGAAGATTGGAAAGAGCTGTCTGGAATGATACTTCGTTTCTTGCG TCGGCGGATGTCATGGATTACTCGCTTCTTGTTGGAATCGACGAGGAGAAGAAAGAACTCGTCATTGGCATCATCGATTACTTGCGCCAATACACCTGGGACAAACAACTTGAGACTTGGGTGAAGGCCTCTGGCATCCTGGGAGGCCCCAAGAACGAAGCCCCCACCATTATATCCCCGATGCAGTACAAGAAGAGGTTCAGGAAGGCCATGTCCAAGTACTTCCTCACCGTCCCTGATCAATGGACCTCTTAA